In the Deinococcus budaensis genome, one interval contains:
- a CDS encoding saccharopine dehydrogenase family protein yields the protein MSKVMIIGAGGVGNVVAKKCAQNDGVFTEVLLASRTVSKCDKIVAEIHEHFPQSRTKFTTAAVDADNVPELAAMIRDFSPELVINVALPYQDLTIMDACLETGVHYLDTANYEPRDVAKFEYSWQWAYRERFEKAGLMALLGCGFDPGATNVFTAHHAKHHFSEIHYLDIVDCNNGNHGKAFATNFNPEINIREITANGRYWENGEWVETAPLEISQDIYYPKVATRKSYVLYHEELESLVQNFPTIKRARFWMTFGEAYIKHLNVLEGIGMTSIEPIDFRGQKIAPIEFLKAVLPAPESLAEGYTGQTCIGVQARGLGKNGEPDKVHFVYNVTDHAETYREVQAQGISYTTGVPAMIGAMLMLQGVWKKPGVYNVEEFDPDPFIAAMNEWGLPVDELAGIELVKD from the coding sequence ATGAGCAAGGTCATGATTATCGGTGCGGGCGGCGTGGGCAACGTCGTCGCCAAGAAGTGCGCCCAGAACGACGGCGTGTTCACGGAAGTGCTGCTCGCCAGCCGCACGGTGAGCAAGTGCGACAAGATCGTCGCGGAAATCCACGAGCACTTTCCCCAGAGCCGGACGAAGTTCACCACGGCGGCGGTGGACGCCGACAACGTGCCGGAACTCGCCGCCATGATCCGCGACTTTTCCCCCGAACTCGTGATCAACGTGGCGCTGCCCTACCAGGACCTCACGATCATGGACGCCTGCCTGGAAACCGGCGTGCACTATCTCGACACCGCCAACTACGAGCCGAGGGATGTGGCGAAGTTCGAGTACTCCTGGCAGTGGGCCTACCGCGAGCGCTTCGAGAAAGCGGGCCTGATGGCGCTCCTCGGCTGCGGCTTCGACCCCGGCGCGACCAACGTCTTTACCGCCCACCACGCCAAGCACCACTTCTCCGAGATTCACTACCTCGACATCGTGGACTGCAACAACGGCAACCACGGCAAGGCCTTCGCCACCAACTTCAACCCGGAAATCAACATCCGCGAGATCACGGCGAACGGCCGCTACTGGGAAAACGGCGAGTGGGTGGAAACCGCGCCGCTGGAGATCAGCCAGGACATCTACTACCCCAAGGTGGCGACCCGCAAGAGCTACGTGCTGTACCACGAGGAGCTGGAGTCGCTGGTCCAGAACTTTCCGACCATCAAGCGGGCACGGTTCTGGATGACCTTTGGGGAGGCGTACATCAAGCACCTCAACGTGCTGGAGGGCATCGGCATGACCTCCATCGAACCCATCGACTTCCGGGGGCAGAAGATCGCCCCCATCGAGTTCCTCAAGGCCGTGCTGCCCGCGCCCGAGTCGCTGGCGGAGGGCTACACCGGGCAGACCTGCATCGGCGTGCAGGCCAGGGGGCTGGGCAAGAACGGCGAGCCGGACAAGGTGCACTTTGTCTACAACGTCACCGACCACGCCGAGACGTACCGGGAAGTGCAGGCGCAGGGCATCTCCTACACGACCGGCGTGCCCGCCATGATCGGCGCGATGCTGATGCTTCAGGGCGTCTGGAAGAAGCCCGGCGTCTACAACGTCGAGGAGTTCGACCCCGATCCCTTCATCGCCGCGATGAACGAGTGGGGCCTGCCCGTGGACGAACTGGCCGGGATTGAACTCGTCAAGGACTGA
- a CDS encoding MerR family transcriptional regulator — translation MKLRIGELAQRSGVTVRTLRHYDQIGLLRPDERTDGDHRLYSGREVRTLHQIQTLRTLGLSLEQIRAALHDPAHDPAAVLAAHIRLLEERLEREQTLLERLKRLDPQGATWAELLEVIRMNEKVEKMLDTARQVGEQPKFDDEQMRFLEERREIVGEARIGEVEAEWPRLMAEVLREMEAGTPPADPRVVALARRWRGLVAEFTGGRPDIGGTLNESYQAHMTPEMQAMWNYIGEAMGNLK, via the coding sequence GTGAAACTCAGAATCGGGGAACTCGCTCAGCGCAGCGGCGTCACGGTGCGGACCCTGCGCCATTACGACCAGATCGGCCTGCTGCGCCCCGACGAGCGCACCGACGGCGACCACCGCCTCTACTCCGGGCGCGAGGTGCGGACCCTGCACCAGATTCAGACCCTGCGGACGCTGGGCCTCTCGCTGGAGCAGATTCGCGCCGCCCTGCACGACCCGGCCCACGACCCTGCCGCCGTCCTCGCCGCCCACATCCGCCTGCTGGAGGAGCGGCTGGAGCGCGAACAGACGCTGCTGGAACGCCTGAAACGGCTGGACCCGCAGGGGGCGACGTGGGCCGAACTCTTGGAGGTGATTCGCATGAACGAGAAGGTGGAGAAGATGCTGGACACGGCCCGTCAGGTGGGCGAGCAGCCCAAGTTCGACGACGAGCAGATGCGCTTCCTGGAGGAACGGCGCGAGATCGTCGGCGAGGCCCGCATCGGGGAGGTCGAGGCCGAGTGGCCCCGCCTGATGGCCGAGGTGCTGCGCGAGATGGAGGCCGGAACCCCGCCCGCAGACCCGCGCGTGGTCGCCCTCGCCCGGCGCTGGCGGGGGTTGGTGGCCGAGTTCACCGGGGGCCGTCCGGACATCGGCGGGACGCTGAACGAGTCCTATCAGGCGCACATGACCCCAGAGATGCAGGCGATGTGGAACTACATCGGGGAGGCGATGGGGAACCTGAAGTGA